The Caldisericia bacterium genome has a window encoding:
- a CDS encoding Asp23/Gls24 family envelope stress response protein, with product MKDNLVMSDYAIEHLIESTIREFNEIEGLGSDFAKELIDIFDGDEAKKGIKIKRDKEALNIDILLRVFYLVDLIELSKKLRKRIKEILEKFTPYKINEINFYYIDVKDKNEG from the coding sequence ATGAAAGATAATCTTGTAATGAGTGACTATGCAATAGAACATCTTATAGAATCAACTATAAGAGAATTTAATGAAATAGAAGGTCTTGGGTCAGATTTTGCAAAAGAACTAATTGATATTTTTGATGGAGATGAAGCAAAAAAAGGAATAAAAATAAAAAGGGATAAAGAGGCTTTAAATATTGATATTCTTTTAAGAGTTTTTTATTTAGTTGATTTAATTGAACTTTCAAAAAAATTAAGAAAAAGAATAAAAGAAATTTTGGAGAAATTTACACCATATAAAATTAATGAAATAAATTTTTATTATATAGATGTTAAAGATAAAAATGAGGGTTAG
- a CDS encoding polyprenyl synthetase family protein yields MKDIFLNFLKEKSDILEKEIDNILNEYKTSPIYPALNYAIKSGGKRLRPTLLLASFSSFKENEDIALPFAIAIELIHTYSLIHDDLPPIDNAETRRGKPSLHKVFGEDIAILTGDAFLTLAFEVMSKNKNFKESLILKSIYEISSLAGINGMVGGQVMDVMSSPDEANEELLYYIHSRKTGCLIKASLKVGAILSETEDENIKLIENFGEKVGLTYQILDDIEDSKKNEEDEKRVTFTKFFGVEKSKEIALNLLDESLYIIKNLNLKNNILESFVYYLKSWLS; encoded by the coding sequence ATGAAAGATATTTTTCTTAATTTTCTTAAAGAAAAAAGCGATATTTTAGAAAAAGAAATAGATAATATTTTAAATGAATACAAGACCTCACCAATTTATCCTGCCCTTAATTATGCAATAAAAAGTGGTGGAAAAAGATTAAGACCAACTCTCCTTCTTGCTTCATTCTCTTCATTTAAGGAAAATGAAGATATCGCTTTACCATTTGCTATTGCAATTGAATTAATACATACTTATTCTTTAATTCATGATGATTTACCTCCAATTGATAATGCTGAAACAAGAAGAGGAAAGCCATCGCTTCATAAAGTTTTTGGAGAGGATATTGCAATTTTAACAGGAGATGCCTTTTTAACACTTGCATTTGAGGTTATGTCAAAAAATAAAAATTTTAAAGAAAGCTTAATTTTAAAATCTATTTATGAAATTTCATCTTTAGCAGGTATAAATGGAATGGTAGGTGGTCAAGTTATGGATGTTATGTCTTCACCAGATGAAGCAAATGAAGAACTTCTATATTATATTCATTCAAGAAAAACAGGTTGTTTGATAAAAGCATCTCTTAAAGTTGGTGCAATTTTAAGTGAAACAGAGGATGAGAATATAAAATTAATTGAAAATTTTGGAGAAAAAGTTGGATTAACTTATCAAATTCTTGATGATATTGAGGATTCAAAGAAAAATGAAGAAGATGAAAAAAGAGTTACTTTTACAAAATTTTTTGGAGTTGAAAAGTCAAAAGAAATTGCCTTAAATTTACTTGATGAGAGTTTGTATATTATAAAAAATTTAAATTTAAAAAATAATATTTTAGAATCTTTTGTTTACTATTTAAAATCATGGCTATCTTAG
- a CDS encoding TlyA family RNA methyltransferase, producing MERKLRLDKALLEKGFFNSRAKAQEAIRRGYVIVNGKKVNKSGIYIDKDANIVIVEELQFVSRGGEKLKEIIERFNIDINGKICIDIGSSSGGFTEVLLKNGAKKVYAVDIGKGLLHESLRKDKRVILKEGLNARYLSFDDIPEKVDLITEDTSFISSKIIISNCKKFLKEKGEYIVLIKPQFEAGKENLKQGVVKNFDIHKNVLLEFLEFIKSQEFHPVGLIPSPIKGKDGNIEYLLYMIKMTPPFDFGVELFVEKSIKEAKERFYENWNYL from the coding sequence TTGGAAAGAAAATTAAGGCTTGATAAAGCACTTTTAGAAAAAGGTTTTTTCAATTCAAGAGCAAAAGCACAGGAAGCAATTAGAAGGGGTTATGTGATTGTAAATGGGAAAAAAGTAAATAAAAGCGGTATTTACATAGATAAAGATGCAAATATTGTAATTGTTGAAGAACTTCAATTTGTTTCGAGAGGTGGAGAAAAATTAAAAGAGATAATTGAAAGATTCAATATTGATATAAATGGAAAAATTTGTATAGATATTGGTTCAAGCAGCGGTGGTTTTACAGAAGTTTTATTGAAAAATGGTGCAAAAAAAGTTTATGCAGTTGATATTGGTAAAGGACTTCTTCATGAAAGTTTAAGAAAAGATAAAAGAGTTATTTTAAAAGAAGGATTAAATGCAAGGTATCTATCTTTTGATGATATTCCTGAAAAAGTTGATTTAATAACAGAAGATACATCTTTTATATCATCAAAAATTATAATTTCAAATTGCAAGAAGTTTCTTAAAGAAAAAGGAGAATATATTGTTTTGATTAAACCACAATTTGAGGCAGGAAAAGAGAATCTAAAACAAGGAGTTGTGAAAAATTTTGATATTCACAAAAATGTTTTATTAGAATTTTTAGAATTTATTAAATCTCAAGAATTTCATCCAGTTGGATTAATACCTTCACCTATTAAAGGAAAAGATGGAAATATTGAATATTTGTTATATATGATTAAAATGACACCACCATTTGATTTTGGGGTGGAGTTATTTGTTGAAAAATCAATTAAGGAGGCAAAAGAAAGATTTTATGAGAATTGGAATTATTTATAA
- the dxs gene encoding 1-deoxy-D-xylulose-5-phosphate synthase produces the protein MAILDKINTPDDLKKLNFDELKILSFEIRELIKEVVGKNGGHLSSNLGTVELIISLLYTFNPPEDKIIFDVGHQCYAYKILTGRKDKFHLLRKKGGLSGYPSPRESEYDTFFVGHASNSLSLSLGLASARDLNGESYKIVNIIGDGALTGGEIWEALNNLGQSKKDILIVLNDNGMSISKNVGAFSSYFSKLRAGKFYRDSVNKLNEILKRRGKLGESLINLINKFKLIIKEAIIPGIVFEELGIMYFGPFDGHNIPLLVDVFSKVKNIKSPRIVHIITKKGKGIDFAEEDPDIYHSSPPFLISSKKEESFSQIFGDEIVKIGKKDERVVTITAAMELGTGLKKFKETFPERFFDVGIAEEHAVTFAGGLAKGGKIPFVAIYSTFLQRAIDQILLDVSLQKVKVNFAVDRAGLVSEDGETHQGIFDIAYFSFSDDFVIMAPKDGDELREMLNFSLYENKPCVIRYPKDSSENLNIKTEIIPYEPETLFEGDDVLIISLGKLSFYAYKAVLELKELDLNPMLLNIRFANPLPIFSILKYAEKIKRVLILEEHFYLNGIGSKIIPKLQNIGGIKIVHLAINETFPPVGTREELLKRYKLDKDSIKEVLLNIIGKKIKA, from the coding sequence ATGGCTATCTTAGATAAAATAAATACTCCTGATGATTTAAAAAAATTAAATTTCGATGAACTAAAAATATTATCTTTTGAAATAAGAGAACTGATAAAAGAAGTTGTTGGAAAAAATGGAGGACATCTCTCTTCAAATCTTGGAACTGTTGAATTAATTATCTCTCTTCTTTACACATTTAATCCACCAGAAGATAAAATAATTTTTGATGTTGGTCATCAATGTTATGCTTACAAAATTTTAACTGGAAGAAAAGATAAATTTCATCTTTTAAGAAAAAAGGGTGGCTTATCTGGATATCCATCACCAAGGGAAAGTGAATATGATACATTTTTTGTGGGTCATGCATCAAATTCACTATCTTTATCTCTTGGTTTAGCATCTGCAAGAGATTTAAATGGTGAAAGTTATAAAATTGTAAACATAATTGGAGATGGCGCTTTAACTGGTGGAGAAATATGGGAAGCACTTAACAATTTAGGTCAATCAAAAAAGGATATTTTAATTGTTTTAAATGATAATGGGATGTCGATATCAAAAAATGTTGGAGCATTTTCATCATATTTTTCAAAATTAAGAGCAGGTAAGTTTTATAGAGATTCAGTTAATAAATTAAATGAAATTTTAAAAAGAAGAGGAAAATTAGGTGAAAGTTTAATAAATTTAATAAATAAATTTAAACTTATAATTAAAGAAGCAATTATTCCTGGAATTGTTTTTGAAGAGTTGGGAATAATGTATTTTGGACCATTTGATGGACATAATATTCCTTTACTTGTTGATGTTTTTTCAAAAGTTAAAAATATAAAATCACCTAGAATAGTTCATATAATTACAAAAAAGGGAAAAGGAATTGATTTTGCAGAGGAAGATCCAGATATATACCATTCATCTCCACCATTTTTAATATCCTCCAAAAAAGAAGAATCTTTTTCACAAATTTTTGGTGATGAAATTGTTAAGATAGGGAAAAAGGATGAAAGAGTTGTAACAATAACAGCAGCAATGGAACTAGGTACTGGTTTAAAAAAATTCAAGGAAACCTTTCCAGAAAGATTTTTTGATGTTGGAATTGCCGAAGAACATGCTGTTACTTTTGCAGGAGGACTTGCAAAAGGTGGGAAAATTCCTTTTGTTGCTATTTATTCAACCTTCTTACAAAGAGCAATAGATCAAATTCTTCTTGATGTATCACTCCAAAAAGTTAAGGTAAATTTTGCAGTAGATAGAGCAGGACTTGTTTCAGAAGATGGAGAAACACACCAAGGTATTTTTGATATTGCATATTTTTCTTTTTCTGATGATTTTGTAATTATGGCACCTAAAGATGGAGATGAGTTAAGAGAGATGCTTAATTTTTCTTTATATGAAAATAAACCTTGTGTTATAAGATATCCTAAAGATTCATCTGAAAACCTAAATATAAAAACAGAAATTATTCCCTATGAACCTGAAACTCTTTTTGAAGGTGATGATGTATTGATTATTTCTCTTGGAAAATTAAGTTTTTATGCATATAAAGCAGTTCTTGAATTAAAAGAATTAGATTTAAACCCGATGTTATTAAATATTAGATTTGCTAATCCATTGCCAATTTTTTCAATTTTAAAATATGCTGAAAAAATAAAAAGAGTTTTAATTCTTGAAGAACATTTTTATTTGAATGGAATTGGGTCAAAAATCATTCCAAAACTTCAAAATATTGGAGGAATAAAGATTGTACATCTTGCAATTAATGAGACATTTCCTCCAGTAGGAACAAGAGAAGAACTATTAAAAAGATATAAACTTGATAAAGATAGTATAAAGGAGGTGCTATTAAACATAATTGGAAAGAAAATTAAGGCTTGA
- a CDS encoding acylphosphatase codes for MKKRLEAKVFGIVQGVGFRFYIHYYAKKYGIKGYVKNNIDGTVTFVGEGEEEDLNKILEHLRTGPTGAVVSNIEYSFHEPKGEFSNFVIK; via the coding sequence GTGAAGAAGAGACTTGAAGCGAAAGTTTTTGGAATTGTTCAAGGAGTTGGATTCAGATTTTACATTCACTATTATGCTAAAAAATATGGAATTAAGGGATATGTTAAAAATAACATAGATGGAACAGTGACATTTGTTGGAGAAGGAGAAGAGGAAGATTTAAACAAAATTTTGGAACACTTAAGAACTGGACCAACAGGAGCAGTTGTCTCAAACATTGAATACTCATTTCATGAACCAAAAGGAGAATTCTCAAATTTTGTTATAAAATGA
- the nusB gene encoding transcription antitermination factor NusB yields the protein MRVREIAREKALQLLYQKEITSFDIDKIIENFEFENTPEESIIYAVELLRGVTENLNYIDNIIQEFLLNWEWERVLAVDRNILRIGTFELLFKKDIPTAAIIDQAVRIAKKYGSYDDSYKFINGILGRIAERYRSEEET from the coding sequence ATGAGGGTTAGGGAAATAGCAAGAGAGAAAGCCCTTCAATTACTATATCAGAAGGAAATAACATCTTTTGATATTGATAAGATAATTGAAAATTTTGAATTTGAAAATACTCCTGAAGAAAGCATAATTTATGCAGTTGAACTATTAAGAGGTGTTACAGAGAACTTAAATTATATTGATAATATTATTCAAGAATTTTTACTTAATTGGGAATGGGAGAGAGTGCTTGCAGTTGATAGAAATATTTTAAGAATTGGAACTTTTGAACTTCTTTTTAAAAAAGATATTCCAACCGCTGCTATTATAGATCAAGCAGTGAGAATTGCTAAAAAATATGGAAGTTATGATGATTCATATAAATTTATAAATGGAATTTTAGGAAGAATTGCAGAGAGGTATAGAAGTGAAGAAGAGACTTGA
- a CDS encoding NAD(+)/NADH kinase produces the protein MRIGIIYKETEEAKNLSKIVFEYLKEKRIDTFYVDNEKDLSNSIILSFGGDGTLLKAFQYAYKFDSPILGINLGGLGFLTDVEKEDVFVAIEKLISNKFKIETRKVLECEIIREGKSLGKYFAFNDFVISKDTLSQIITIEIFIDGISVFKMKGDGVIVSTPNGSTAYSLSAGGPILSPKCEAYLLTTLCSHKLTARPVVLSKEEKLSIKINEEESKIFFIEDGIKREDLIKNDHLLFRLSDRDAKLVRLKEKNFYQIVNSKFNWGS, from the coding sequence ATGAGAATTGGAATTATTTATAAGGAAACTGAAGAAGCAAAAAATCTATCTAAAATTGTTTTTGAATATCTAAAAGAGAAAAGAATTGACACTTTTTATGTTGATAATGAAAAAGATTTGTCAAATTCAATAATTTTATCTTTTGGTGGAGATGGAACGCTTCTTAAAGCATTTCAATATGCATATAAATTTGATTCTCCTATATTAGGAATTAATCTTGGAGGTTTAGGCTTTTTAACTGATGTTGAAAAAGAAGATGTATTTGTTGCTATTGAAAAACTTATAAGTAATAAATTTAAAATAGAAACAAGAAAAGTTCTTGAATGTGAAATTATAAGAGAAGGGAAATCGCTTGGAAAATATTTTGCTTTTAATGATTTTGTTATTTCAAAAGACACTCTTTCCCAGATTATAACTATAGAAATATTTATAGATGGCATCTCTGTTTTTAAAATGAAAGGAGATGGAGTTATTGTTTCAACTCCAAATGGTTCAACTGCATATTCTTTATCTGCAGGTGGTCCAATTCTTTCTCCAAAGTGTGAAGCATATCTTCTTACAACTTTATGCTCTCATAAACTTACAGCAAGGCCGGTTGTTTTATCAAAAGAAGAGAAACTTTCAATAAAAATAAATGAAGAAGAGAGCAAAATTTTTTTTATTGAAGATGGAATTAAAAGGGAAGATCTAATTAAAAATGACCACCTTCTTTTTAGATTAAGTGATAGAGATGCAAAATTGGTTCGACTTAAAGAAAAAAATTTTTACCAAATAGTAAATTCAAAATTCAACTGGGGAAGCTAA
- the efp gene encoding elongation factor P has protein sequence MIDVNDLRPGVTFELDGEVWIVISFLHVKPGKGSAFVRTKIRNIETGNVIERTFRAGEKVKEAYVERKEFQYMYNDGSVYYFMDNKSYEQIELPEEFIGDEKYYLKEGMNIQVLYYKDRAIGVELPNYVDLEVVETEPGFKGDTAQGGSKPAVLETGLKIQVPLFVEKGEIIRVDTRTGEYLERVGKKE, from the coding sequence ATGATTGATGTTAATGATTTAAGACCAGGAGTTACATTTGAACTTGACGGAGAGGTTTGGATTGTTATAAGTTTCTTGCATGTTAAACCAGGTAAAGGCTCTGCATTTGTAAGAACTAAAATTAGAAATATAGAAACTGGAAATGTAATTGAAAGAACATTTAGAGCAGGTGAAAAAGTAAAAGAGGCATATGTTGAGAGAAAAGAATTTCAATATATGTATAATGATGGGAGTGTTTATTATTTTATGGACAATAAATCTTATGAGCAGATTGAACTTCCTGAAGAATTTATTGGAGATGAAAAATATTATTTAAAAGAAGGAATGAATATTCAAGTTTTGTATTATAAAGATAGAGCAATTGGTGTTGAACTTCCAAACTATGTTGATCTTGAAGTTGTGGAAACTGAACCAGGCTTCAAAGGAGATACTGCACAGGGTGGAAGTAAACCTGCAGTTCTTGAAACTGGTCTAAAGATTCAGGTCCCACTTTTTGTTGAAAAAGGAGAAATAATAAGAGTTGATACAAGAACAGGAGAATATCTTGAAAGGGTGGGTAAAAAAGAATGA